A region from the Thermoplasmatales archaeon genome encodes:
- a CDS encoding hypothetical protein (putative conserved protein): MNDDIAVRPAQERERILFTIGYSNRPFDEFLTMLRVNRIDILVDVRTIPRSRYRPEFNIDVLPGELGKGGISYINMKGLGGLRKPLGNSVNSGWSNASFRGFADYMQTGQFRDAILDLQRLAENKRVAIMCAEGNPFSCHRSLIADAMLVRGYHVYEISTVKSLSAHKLTPFAEVNGDGITYGGKSDKIQRSL; encoded by the coding sequence GTGAATGATGATATTGCAGTCAGGCCGGCGCAGGAGAGGGAAAGAATTCTATTTACAATCGGCTATTCAAACAGGCCATTTGACGAATTCCTGACCATGTTAAGGGTGAACAGGATCGATATTCTCGTGGATGTGAGAACCATTCCAAGATCCCGCTATAGGCCGGAATTCAATATCGACGTGTTGCCGGGAGAACTTGGCAAAGGCGGAATATCATACATTAACATGAAGGGACTGGGAGGACTGCGGAAACCGTTGGGGAACTCCGTAAATAGTGGCTGGTCCAATGCAAGTTTCAGGGGTTTTGCGGACTATATGCAGACAGGGCAGTTCAGGGATGCCATTTTAGATTTACAACGATTGGCAGAAAATAAAAGGGTAGCCATAATGTGTGCAGAAGGAAACCCGTTCAGCTGCCACAGGTCCCTCATTGCAGATGCCATGCTTGTCAGGGGGTACCATGTGTACGAAATCAGTACAGTTAAGAGCCTATCCGCGCATAAGCTGACGCCATTCGCTGAAGTCAATGGCGATGGGATCACCTATGGTGGAAAAAGTGATAAAATACAACGTTCCTTATAG
- a CDS encoding G/U mismatch-specific DNA glycosylase → MAMGSPMVEKVIKYNVPYRASVLFVGINPHPGSDRHGIPFSNNRNFWYNLSRAGLIHNSVEELKDDRNLMRVYTEDFPGIYGYGFMNIVDRPTVNTTLLQKGEEVAGVRRIQQEIVEKKPLVVCFIGKVTYSKFSGENGFNLGFQESRIDDSAVYISSFPIRGLNSTRVAEMAELGRIVDRLREDRDNKDRVGHLG, encoded by the coding sequence ATGGCGATGGGATCACCTATGGTGGAAAAAGTGATAAAATACAACGTTCCTTATAGGGCATCCGTGCTGTTTGTAGGAATAAATCCACATCCCGGGTCCGACAGACATGGGATTCCATTCTCAAACAACAGGAATTTCTGGTATAACCTCTCAAGGGCTGGATTGATCCATAACTCCGTGGAAGAGCTTAAGGACGATCGCAACCTGATGAGAGTTTACACAGAGGACTTCCCCGGGATTTACGGATACGGTTTCATGAACATAGTGGACCGGCCGACCGTGAATACTACCCTTCTCCAGAAAGGCGAAGAAGTGGCTGGAGTCAGGAGAATCCAACAGGAGATTGTGGAAAAGAAACCACTGGTAGTATGCTTCATTGGCAAGGTAACATATTCCAAGTTCTCGGGAGAAAATGGTTTTAATTTAGGCTTTCAGGAATCCAGGATCGATGATTCAGCTGTATACATTTCAAGTTTTCCAATCCGGGGGCTCAATTCCACGAGGGTTGCAGAGATGGCAGAACTAGGAAGGATAGTTGACAGACTGCGTGAAGACCGCGATAATAAGGATAGGGTGGGGCACCTTGGATGA
- the acyP_1 gene encoding Acylphosphatase, producing the protein MTDCVKTAIIRIGWGTLDEELITAEVRFSGKVQGVNFRRNASYVSARYGVTGWIRNAEDGTVEACFSGTKTSVMEVIRECRDLPGAMVSGSQVRLANYTDYREFSIRR; encoded by the coding sequence TTGACAGACTGCGTGAAGACCGCGATAATAAGGATAGGGTGGGGCACCTTGGATGAAGAACTGATTACAGCAGAAGTGAGGTTTTCGGGGAAGGTCCAGGGAGTTAACTTCAGGCGAAATGCATCTTATGTTTCGGCGCGATACGGCGTGACTGGATGGATCAGGAACGCAGAGGACGGAACCGTTGAAGCATGTTTCAGCGGTACCAAAACGTCCGTGATGGAAGTTATCAGGGAGTGCCGGGATCTGCCGGGGGCAATGGTCAGCGGAAGTCAGGTAAGGCTTGCCAACTACACAGATTACAGGGAATTTTCCATAAGGCGCTGA
- the thrC_2 gene encoding Threonine synthase, which produces MDDELLVQPTMDDFLAAKKELNGKINRTPLNYSSTFSRIYESDIFFKMENIQKTGSFKARGAIFRISKLNEDQKRRGVITASAGNHAQGVAYAAMINGINAKIVMPEYTVPAKVNAVMDYKAQVVLSGSDYNEAHIRADEICKAENRTFIDAFNDRWIISGQGTIGLEILEDQPQIDTILVPIGGGGLISGIALAAKMIKPEIRIVGVQSEQADSMKQSVAAGKIVPYTSTNTIADGISVKYPGELNLKIVQKYVDEIVTVSDESIAMALYKLLERNKVLVEPSGAVGLAALMEGKVNVKGRKVAIVLSGGNANLLLLSKIIYKAMEVENRLIRIDFQIPDKPGTLMKIATTISSIGGNIYHAQVDNMERSTPVGFQSVKFTVNVRGKSHAEELIEKLKTLGYSFVVET; this is translated from the coding sequence ATGGATGATGAACTGCTGGTTCAACCTACCATGGACGATTTCCTTGCCGCTAAGAAAGAACTGAATGGGAAGATAAACAGGACTCCGCTTAATTATTCTTCAACATTCAGCAGGATTTATGAATCTGACATCTTCTTCAAGATGGAGAATATACAGAAAACTGGTTCTTTCAAGGCCAGAGGTGCGATTTTCAGGATATCGAAACTCAATGAGGACCAGAAAAGAAGAGGCGTGATCACAGCTAGCGCAGGCAACCATGCCCAGGGCGTGGCATATGCAGCGATGATTAATGGCATAAACGCAAAAATCGTCATGCCGGAGTACACCGTCCCGGCCAAGGTAAATGCCGTCATGGATTACAAGGCACAGGTAGTTCTCTCTGGTTCAGACTACAATGAGGCTCACATACGCGCGGATGAGATATGTAAAGCTGAGAACAGGACGTTTATTGACGCATTCAACGACAGGTGGATAATTTCCGGCCAGGGAACAATAGGGCTGGAAATCCTGGAGGATCAGCCCCAGATCGACACTATTCTAGTTCCAATTGGAGGCGGGGGGCTCATATCTGGTATAGCACTGGCAGCGAAGATGATAAAACCCGAAATTAGAATCGTGGGTGTGCAATCTGAGCAGGCAGACTCCATGAAGCAATCCGTTGCCGCGGGAAAGATAGTTCCTTATACCAGCACAAACACAATAGCGGATGGAATTTCAGTTAAGTACCCTGGCGAGCTGAACCTTAAGATAGTACAGAAATACGTAGATGAAATAGTAACAGTAAGCGACGAGAGTATCGCGATGGCCCTCTACAAGCTCCTTGAGCGAAATAAGGTACTCGTGGAACCATCAGGAGCGGTAGGGCTTGCTGCGCTGATGGAGGGAAAGGTCAACGTTAAGGGAAGAAAAGTTGCCATAGTTCTCTCTGGAGGGAATGCCAACCTGCTTCTTCTCTCGAAGATAATATACAAGGCCATGGAGGTAGAAAACCGCCTTATAAGGATAGATTTCCAGATACCTGACAAGCCGGGAACACTGATGAAGATAGCGACAACAATATCTTCCATCGGAGGAAACATATATCATGCCCAGGTGGACAACATGGAAAGAAGCACGCCGGTCGGTTTCCAGAGCGTAAAATTCACGGTAAATGTCAGGGGAAAGTCTCACGCCGAGGAACTTATTGAAAAACTCAAGACCCTTGGATATTCATTCGTGGTTGAAACGTGA
- a CDS encoding Glutamate formiminotransferase, with product MEDLDSFMKRLSSGSPAPGGGAASALVSVVASSLASMVSSLTLNKKGYETEKERMLEIEKTASETSLRLRALMKEDEDAFNLIVSAWALPKTTDIEKNKRKGEIEKATLVAIGVPLKIARESLTILETASYLAVKGNKNAITDSACASEFAMAAIKGALYNAMINLKSISNPETRTELDAKIRLILDAALDIYNDIEKAVKKKLA from the coding sequence GTGGAAGATCTCGATAGTTTCATGAAGAGGCTTTCCAGTGGCTCTCCCGCCCCGGGCGGAGGTGCAGCCAGCGCGCTAGTATCGGTAGTGGCATCTTCTCTAGCTTCGATGGTCTCGTCGCTGACCCTGAACAAAAAAGGATATGAAACGGAAAAAGAACGCATGCTGGAAATTGAAAAAACTGCTTCTGAAACTTCTCTAAGGCTTCGTGCTCTGATGAAAGAGGATGAGGATGCATTCAACCTTATAGTATCCGCCTGGGCACTGCCTAAGACTACTGATATAGAGAAAAATAAACGGAAGGGAGAGATTGAAAAGGCAACTCTAGTTGCAATAGGCGTACCACTTAAGATAGCCAGGGAATCCCTAACCATACTTGAAACGGCTTCTTATCTGGCTGTAAAAGGCAACAAGAATGCGATAACTGACAGCGCATGCGCATCAGAATTCGCTATGGCCGCCATAAAAGGTGCGCTTTACAATGCAATGATCAACCTGAAATCAATATCAAATCCAGAGACCAGGACAGAACTTGATGCTAAGATCAGGCTGATCCTTGACGCGGCACTGGATATTTACAATGATATTGAGAAGGCAGTGAAGAAAAAGCTAGCCTGA
- a CDS encoding glutamate formiminotransferase: MRTVECVPNFSEGRKKAVVDQIVAEITKVDTVKLLDAELDPNHNRSVVSFVVSYENAVKAAFAGIKKASELIDMSKHSGEHPRFGASDVIPFIPISGTTIEDCVKLAGELGELVGNQLDIPVYLYGSAARSERRKNLEDIRNKSFQYEQLRTAIVTEEWKPDFGPANIGSAGASIIGARDFLVAYNVNLNTKDISTGKKIARALRARDGGFTFVKALAFYLEDKGMVQISMNLTSFRKTPIYRAFEMVKLESSRYGITVAESEIVGLVPMDAITEAAQFYLQLNGFSSSQIFEKKLWGD; this comes from the coding sequence ATGAGGACTGTTGAATGTGTTCCAAACTTCAGTGAAGGACGGAAAAAAGCTGTTGTAGACCAGATTGTAGCTGAAATTACGAAGGTCGACACAGTAAAGCTTCTTGATGCCGAGCTGGACCCTAACCACAACAGATCGGTGGTTTCCTTTGTCGTATCATACGAAAATGCTGTAAAGGCTGCATTTGCAGGAATAAAAAAAGCGTCAGAGCTTATAGATATGAGCAAGCACTCCGGGGAACACCCGAGATTCGGCGCTTCAGATGTAATTCCCTTCATACCGATTTCCGGAACAACGATAGAAGATTGCGTAAAACTGGCTGGAGAACTGGGCGAGCTTGTTGGCAACCAGCTGGATATACCGGTTTACCTGTACGGCTCCGCCGCAAGATCTGAAAGGAGGAAAAACCTTGAGGACATAAGAAACAAGAGTTTCCAGTATGAACAGCTTAGAACCGCCATAGTGACCGAAGAATGGAAGCCCGATTTTGGACCAGCAAATATAGGGTCGGCAGGAGCGTCCATAATAGGTGCACGGGACTTCCTCGTTGCCTACAATGTAAACCTTAACACCAAGGATATATCCACCGGCAAGAAGATTGCAAGGGCACTCAGGGCCAGGGATGGTGGATTCACATTTGTCAAGGCGCTGGCATTCTACCTTGAAGACAAGGGAATGGTGCAAATATCCATGAACCTTACAAGCTTCAGGAAAACCCCCATATATCGTGCATTTGAGATGGTGAAACTGGAATCCTCCAGGTATGGGATAACTGTTGCTGAATCTGAGATTGTCGGGCTGGTTCCCATGGATGCCATAACAGAAGCTGCACAGTTTTACCTTCAGCTCAACGGATTTAGCTCGTCACAGATTTTCGAGAAGAAATTGTGGGGTGATTAA
- a CDS encoding ribonucleotide-diphosphate reductase subunit alpha: MIKTIIKRDGTEAAFDEGKIIRAIYKAMLSVKVGTMKDAEEVAKIAVKEISKIVQKPTVEQIQDKVESALMGYSGNNQSFVEVAKAYILYRERRRIIRDEKASIGVKDDLKLSINAIKVLEARYLLKDEEGKIIETPRQMFRRVASHVGAIDALYEYRNYQLSGKLAENGKKISALSKTQIEVLKRGFDELVKEGQIQGKFDEFMNFIYTKPTCFEEAINEYEEMMLNLEYVPNSPTMMNAGARLGQLSACFVLPVDDSVDGIFSALKYTAEIHKSGGGTGFSFSRLRGKDDIVGSTKGVASGPVSFMRIFDTTTDVIKQGGKRRGANMGILRFDHPDIMDFILSKDAENTILSNFNISVGMTDEFFEKLDSDGFVELKNPRDGRVTGRIKASTMWDTIINQAWKTADPGLIFLDEINKKNPVSHISEIEATNPCGEQPLMPYESCNLGSINLAKFVKDGDIDYEKLRSVIRLSTKFLDNVVDANKFPVEQIKEMTRKTRKIGLGIMGFADMLIKLGIPYNSGDALVMGERMMAFLQDESHEESKILAEERGVFPGWYGSKWEEQGIKMRNSTTTTIAPTGTISIIAGCSSSIEPLFAIAFVRHVLNGQELIEVNPLFEEMLRAKNLYSEELMREVAKSGNLHNINIDPEIKRLFVTAHEIEPEWHVLMQATFQRYCDSGVSKTINLPSDASPEDIGKAYRMAKDLHCKGITVYRDQSKTQQVLYTGTASRKEPKEKVEKKKVEKKETEEESIMELIAKVPDKYLKLDSTFDPACPTGKCDK; this comes from the coding sequence ATGATTAAGACTATTATCAAAAGAGATGGGACAGAGGCTGCCTTCGACGAGGGAAAGATTATAAGGGCAATATACAAGGCCATGCTTTCCGTGAAAGTTGGCACGATGAAGGATGCCGAAGAAGTGGCAAAAATAGCTGTAAAGGAAATTTCAAAAATCGTTCAAAAGCCAACAGTGGAGCAGATACAGGACAAGGTAGAAAGTGCTCTTATGGGATACTCAGGCAACAACCAGTCATTCGTGGAAGTTGCAAAAGCATACATCCTTTACAGGGAAAGAAGGAGAATCATACGGGACGAGAAGGCATCAATCGGTGTCAAGGATGACCTGAAACTCTCAATAAACGCAATAAAGGTGCTTGAGGCAAGGTACCTCCTCAAGGACGAGGAAGGCAAGATCATAGAGACTCCAAGGCAGATGTTCAGGCGCGTTGCCAGTCATGTGGGCGCAATAGATGCTCTGTATGAGTACAGGAATTACCAGCTTAGCGGAAAGTTAGCGGAAAACGGGAAGAAAATATCGGCCCTGTCAAAGACGCAGATCGAGGTTCTCAAAAGAGGTTTTGATGAACTCGTAAAGGAAGGCCAGATCCAGGGAAAGTTCGATGAGTTCATGAATTTCATCTATACCAAGCCAACGTGCTTTGAGGAAGCTATAAACGAGTACGAGGAAATGATGCTGAACCTTGAGTATGTACCAAACTCGCCAACAATGATGAACGCCGGGGCGAGACTGGGACAGCTTTCGGCTTGCTTTGTATTGCCTGTGGATGACAGTGTAGACGGCATATTCAGCGCACTGAAATACACTGCTGAGATACACAAATCCGGAGGCGGCACAGGCTTCTCCTTCTCAAGGCTGCGTGGGAAGGATGATATCGTAGGATCCACAAAGGGCGTTGCATCGGGCCCAGTATCGTTCATGAGGATATTTGACACAACAACTGATGTCATTAAGCAGGGTGGGAAGAGGAGAGGTGCCAATATGGGCATTCTGAGATTCGATCACCCGGACATCATGGACTTCATACTGAGCAAAGATGCCGAAAACACCATACTGAGCAATTTCAACATCTCAGTCGGTATGACAGATGAGTTCTTCGAGAAGCTTGATTCCGATGGGTTTGTAGAACTCAAAAACCCCCGCGATGGTAGGGTGACCGGCAGGATAAAGGCCAGCACCATGTGGGACACAATAATAAACCAGGCGTGGAAAACAGCCGATCCGGGGCTGATATTCCTTGATGAGATCAACAAGAAAAATCCTGTTTCTCACATAAGTGAGATAGAGGCAACAAATCCATGCGGTGAGCAGCCGCTTATGCCATACGAATCATGCAATCTTGGCTCGATCAACCTTGCTAAATTTGTAAAGGATGGGGACATTGATTACGAGAAGTTGAGAAGCGTCATACGACTCTCGACCAAATTCCTGGACAACGTAGTGGACGCAAACAAATTCCCGGTTGAACAGATAAAGGAGATGACGAGGAAGACAAGAAAAATTGGACTTGGCATAATGGGATTTGCCGACATGCTCATCAAGCTCGGTATACCATATAACAGCGGCGATGCGCTTGTCATGGGAGAGCGTATGATGGCGTTCCTCCAGGACGAGTCTCACGAGGAGTCAAAAATACTCGCGGAAGAGAGGGGAGTCTTTCCGGGCTGGTACGGATCGAAATGGGAAGAACAGGGAATAAAAATGAGAAACTCCACCACAACAACCATAGCTCCCACGGGAACCATATCGATCATAGCAGGTTGCTCATCATCCATCGAACCACTCTTTGCCATAGCATTTGTGAGGCATGTTCTCAACGGGCAGGAACTCATAGAGGTCAATCCCCTGTTTGAGGAAATGCTCAGGGCCAAGAATCTTTACTCCGAAGAACTCATGAGGGAAGTTGCCAAGAGCGGCAATCTACACAACATTAACATAGATCCTGAAATAAAGCGTCTTTTCGTTACCGCACACGAAATAGAGCCGGAATGGCATGTTCTCATGCAGGCTACCTTCCAGAGATACTGTGACTCTGGAGTATCCAAGACAATCAATCTTCCGTCTGATGCCTCTCCCGAGGACATAGGCAAGGCGTACAGAATGGCAAAAGACCTTCACTGCAAGGGGATAACTGTATATAGGGACCAGAGCAAGACACAGCAGGTACTTTACACTGGTACTGCAAGCAGAAAGGAGCCAAAGGAGAAAGTAGAGAAAAAGAAGGTCGAGAAGAAGGAAACAGAGGAGGAAAGCATAATGGAACTAATAGCCAAGGTTCCTGACAAATACCTCAAACTGGACTCAACCTTCGATCCTGCGTGCCCAACCGGCAAATGTGATAAATAA
- a CDS encoding transporter, monovalent cation:proton antiporter-2 (CPA2) family — MDLITSVLILLSASLIIGELLEVKGFPAVVGALLVGLVLGPAVFNILQPNAVLHGLSEIALFFIVLLIGVDVTSDLLTKYSGKGWILTISSFVIPLITMVAIANFVFQVGLTESIAVSIGIGVPSISIISVLVNRYSLLKSSSGNHILASVVITDIMAFILLSATIDPQRVVEKMIGIAILIVIILLLDRIIKRHSTEIVNFFVRLHATERGEEIIFGLIIIWGLLVSAILDIIGISYVLGALFSGLIVSEVIVGKELIGIIRRTLNRLNESFFIPIFFTIAGLDATIPGSSYFPLLVSLVAISAIVGGVLTYFSSKTLMRDINPRTTMAILGGRGAVGIIIAAVAFQDGVIGSSLYSLVILGSIILSLIMPVLADRRDRLGKPDKTLDY; from the coding sequence ATGGATCTGATTACCTCCGTACTAATATTGCTGTCGGCTTCCCTAATCATAGGGGAACTGCTCGAAGTGAAGGGTTTCCCCGCTGTCGTGGGTGCACTATTAGTGGGACTTGTCCTTGGGCCGGCAGTATTCAATATCCTTCAACCCAATGCAGTACTGCATGGACTCTCAGAAATCGCGCTTTTCTTCATCGTGCTTCTGATAGGAGTCGATGTAACTTCAGACCTGCTGACTAAGTATTCCGGTAAGGGATGGATCCTGACTATTTCGAGCTTCGTCATTCCACTAATAACAATGGTAGCAATAGCGAATTTCGTTTTTCAGGTTGGTCTTACCGAATCCATAGCAGTATCAATTGGGATAGGGGTTCCATCTATCTCCATAATTTCAGTCCTTGTAAACAGGTATTCACTCCTCAAGAGTTCGAGCGGAAATCATATCCTTGCCAGTGTAGTCATAACTGACATCATGGCTTTTATTCTTCTGTCCGCCACAATAGATCCACAGAGGGTCGTGGAAAAAATGATCGGGATCGCTATCCTGATAGTTATAATCCTGCTGCTAGACCGGATCATAAAGAGGCATTCAACGGAAATTGTCAACTTTTTTGTAAGGCTGCATGCAACTGAACGTGGCGAGGAAATAATATTTGGCCTTATAATAATCTGGGGTCTTCTGGTATCCGCTATACTGGATATTATAGGCATTTCCTACGTACTGGGAGCACTCTTTTCGGGATTGATTGTAAGTGAGGTCATAGTGGGAAAGGAACTGATCGGGATTATCAGGAGAACGCTGAACAGGCTTAATGAAAGTTTCTTCATACCAATTTTTTTCACCATAGCTGGCCTCGATGCTACAATACCGGGAAGTTCGTATTTCCCCCTGCTGGTGTCACTGGTCGCAATAAGTGCAATAGTCGGAGGAGTATTGACCTATTTTTCAAGCAAAACCCTGATGAGAGACATAAATCCAAGGACTACAATGGCCATTCTCGGTGGAAGAGGCGCAGTCGGGATAATCATAGCGGCAGTCGCGTTTCAGGACGGCGTAATTGGCAGCTCCCTCTATTCTCTCGTTATTTTAGGGTCGATCATACTCTCATTAATAATGCCGGTGCTGGCTGATAGAAGAGACAGGCTGGGAAAGCCGGATAAAACTTTGGATTACTAG
- a CDS encoding D-xylose transporter XylE — MTAESKNNESYLPSRSVVTTLSSMGYFLDGYDLSVIAVFTLVLTTYKIFPYDAFSEGFVSGSALLGAFVGTVVFGHYSDKIGRRYLYIFDLIFFAVFAILSAFATNLIELIIFRFFIGWGVGADYALSPVYTTEMYSNKERGSGYGWVWTFWSIGAAFSFLVAYLFFLSDPLTSWRWALGLGAIPAVIVVILRTRMPESARWNIVNNGNVDAHIKRVSEKVGISEGDIIALLEERKREAEIAAGSASSLFKGEYGKRTAIVWIQWILYDIAGYGIGLYSPVILSSFGIKGATTLILSFAFYMPVGFMGAYGAVRLNDKVGRRPLQAAGFASMAIAMLLFYIASVTVGSILVVLGILAFILDYGMGNLGPGNTMGLYAIELLPTKLRSSSMGNATGITRIVSFLSAFLFPIVGDSLGKSTFFAILLALMIVAFIFTMLYTPETKGLTLEEIAIASYKRINGKPQLVLPSAAKKN, encoded by the coding sequence GTGACAGCAGAAAGCAAGAACAATGAGTCATATCTACCATCGCGGTCTGTAGTGACGACACTGTCTTCAATGGGGTATTTTCTTGACGGCTATGATCTTAGCGTCATAGCGGTGTTCACGCTGGTTTTGACCACCTATAAAATATTCCCATATGATGCATTTTCCGAAGGATTTGTAAGTGGATCTGCATTGCTGGGTGCGTTCGTAGGCACTGTGGTGTTTGGCCATTATTCGGATAAAATTGGGCGAAGATATCTATATATTTTTGACTTGATATTCTTTGCAGTTTTCGCTATATTAAGTGCATTCGCAACCAACCTTATTGAACTGATAATTTTCAGGTTCTTCATTGGATGGGGTGTCGGGGCCGATTATGCGCTGAGCCCTGTTTATACAACGGAAATGTATTCTAACAAGGAACGGGGTTCAGGATATGGCTGGGTATGGACATTCTGGAGCATCGGGGCTGCATTCTCATTCCTTGTAGCGTACTTGTTCTTTCTTTCGGACCCTCTGACTTCTTGGAGATGGGCGCTTGGACTGGGGGCGATTCCTGCAGTAATTGTTGTAATATTGAGAACTAGGATGCCAGAGTCAGCTAGATGGAATATCGTAAACAATGGGAACGTTGATGCCCACATAAAGCGCGTTTCAGAAAAAGTAGGAATAAGTGAGGGTGACATCATTGCCTTACTGGAAGAAAGGAAACGGGAGGCAGAAATTGCCGCTGGTTCCGCATCCAGTCTGTTTAAGGGAGAATATGGAAAGCGTACGGCAATAGTATGGATACAATGGATACTCTACGACATTGCAGGCTATGGTATTGGATTATATTCTCCGGTGATACTCAGTAGTTTCGGGATTAAAGGAGCAACTACACTGATTCTATCCTTCGCGTTCTATATGCCAGTAGGTTTCATGGGCGCATATGGGGCTGTGAGATTGAATGATAAAGTTGGGAGGCGTCCACTTCAGGCGGCTGGGTTTGCTTCCATGGCAATTGCAATGTTACTGTTCTACATTGCTTCGGTGACGGTTGGATCTATACTGGTCGTGCTTGGAATATTAGCTTTTATTCTCGACTATGGAATGGGAAACCTTGGGCCGGGAAACACCATGGGTCTTTATGCCATAGAGCTACTTCCAACAAAACTGAGATCCTCATCAATGGGCAATGCCACAGGTATTACAAGGATTGTGTCATTCCTCAGTGCGTTCCTGTTTCCAATAGTCGGTGATTCCCTGGGGAAATCCACATTCTTCGCTATATTGCTTGCATTAATGATAGTGGCGTTCATCTTCACGATGCTGTATACTCCGGAAACGAAAGGTCTTACACTGGAAGAAATAGCAATTGCATCGTATAAACGCATCAACGGGAAGCCTCAATTGGTGCTTCCCAGTGCTGCAAAGAAAAACTGA
- a CDS encoding D-xylose transporter XylE — protein sequence MPTGSISIRSYRKYALLSGMGYFLDGYNLTVVAVFTFILSTYGIMQYTPFEMGFVSGSALLGAMAGAILLGRYSDLSGRRYIYILYVAFFIIFPLLSSISTNIIEVIVFRFLLGIGIGADYAIGPVYSTEMYPDRKRGTGYGMVWAFWSLGASVAFIIGYSGFAFLGAQSWRLALGFSAAPAVGLILLRAGIPESERWKSASGKTSTKNVQGTHTRKKFDSKTSLSSIFRGDYGKRTAIIWIQWILLDIGSYGFGLYAPLIIGNFGFHGSETFLITSSLYAIGFIGAFVSMSWNDTIGRRPLQIFGFGFMALGMALMALAVNLRGLSMILSGIVGLILWFGVENIGPGKTMGLYAIELLPTRLRSTSMGAATGITRLVSFLSAFEFPYIAVTIGASGFLYILFFVMLGAFLFTILFTPETRGLTLDEIEDAVYSRHNLVQKKN from the coding sequence ATGCCAACAGGTAGCATATCCATTCGGAGCTACAGGAAGTATGCGCTTCTTTCCGGTATGGGATATTTCTTGGATGGCTATAATCTGACTGTGGTTGCAGTTTTCACATTCATACTTTCCACGTACGGCATAATGCAATATACACCGTTTGAGATGGGCTTCGTCAGCGGATCCGCCCTCCTAGGGGCAATGGCGGGTGCTATCCTGCTTGGCCGTTATTCAGATCTGTCAGGCAGGCGGTATATCTACATACTTTACGTGGCATTCTTCATAATTTTTCCACTGCTAAGTTCCATTTCAACCAACATTATAGAGGTTATTGTATTCAGGTTCCTTTTGGGCATTGGAATCGGTGCTGATTACGCCATAGGGCCGGTCTATTCAACTGAGATGTATCCTGACAGGAAAAGAGGAACAGGATACGGAATGGTATGGGCTTTCTGGAGTCTGGGAGCGAGCGTGGCCTTCATAATTGGATACTCAGGTTTTGCTTTCCTTGGAGCACAAAGTTGGAGGCTTGCATTGGGGTTCAGCGCAGCTCCAGCTGTCGGACTGATTTTGCTCAGGGCTGGCATTCCGGAATCAGAGCGCTGGAAATCTGCTTCAGGGAAAACTTCAACCAAGAATGTACAAGGTACCCACACTCGTAAAAAATTCGATTCAAAAACTTCTCTCTCCTCGATTTTCAGGGGAGATTATGGGAAGAGAACAGCAATAATATGGATTCAGTGGATTCTGCTTGATATAGGATCATACGGGTTTGGTCTCTACGCTCCATTGATAATAGGCAACTTTGGATTTCACGGATCAGAAACATTCCTCATCACCTCATCCCTCTATGCCATAGGTTTCATAGGGGCATTTGTATCTATGTCGTGGAATGATACAATTGGCAGAAGACCTTTGCAGATATTCGGTTTTGGGTTTATGGCACTAGGCATGGCTCTGATGGCTTTGGCTGTTAATCTGAGGGGACTGTCGATGATACTTTCTGGCATTGTTGGGCTTATTCTGTGGTTCGGGGTTGAAAATATCGGCCCCGGGAAGACCATGGGTCTTTATGCAATAGAGCTCCTTCCAACCAGGTTAAGATCGACCTCCATGGGTGCCGCCACCGGAATAACCAGATTGGTCTCTTTCTTAAGTGCTTTCGAGTTTCCGTATATTGCGGTAACAATCGGTGCTTCAGGATTTCTTTATATCCTCTTCTTTGTCATGCTCGGGGCGTTCCTCTTCACAATACTGTTTACACCTGAAACTCGGGGGTTAACTCTGGATGAGATCGAAGATGCCGTCTATTCGCGCCACAATCTGGTGCAAAAGAAAAACTGA